The Celeribacter marinus genome window below encodes:
- the ruvA gene encoding Holliday junction branch migration protein RuvA — protein sequence MIGKLTGIIDYIGADHAMIDVRGVGYIVYVSERTRMALPPRGEAISLYTDLLVREDLMQLFGFASLLEKEWYRLLISVQGIGAKAAMAILGTLGAQATGRAIALGDWSAIKAAPGVGPKTAQRVIMELKDKAPAAMELGGSLAEAVLDTSERDEVIENDRPPARKAAPKAAPTAHANAEAEALSALQNLGYSPTDALGAVAQSAQDAPDADTSTLIRAALKLLAPKG from the coding sequence ATGATCGGTAAACTCACAGGTATCATTGACTATATTGGCGCAGATCATGCGATGATCGACGTGCGCGGGGTCGGCTATATTGTCTACGTGTCCGAGCGCACGCGCATGGCGTTGCCACCGCGTGGCGAGGCGATTTCGCTCTATACCGATTTGCTCGTGCGTGAGGATCTGATGCAGCTGTTCGGCTTTGCATCACTATTGGAAAAAGAGTGGTACAGGCTGTTGATTTCCGTGCAAGGCATCGGGGCCAAAGCGGCGATGGCCATTCTTGGCACGCTTGGCGCACAGGCCACCGGTCGCGCAATTGCCTTGGGTGATTGGTCCGCGATCAAGGCCGCTCCGGGCGTCGGGCCAAAAACGGCACAGCGCGTCATTATGGAACTCAAAGACAAAGCCCCTGCTGCAATGGAGTTGGGCGGATCACTGGCCGAGGCGGTTTTGGACACGAGTGAGCGCGACGAGGTGATTGAGAACGACAGGCCGCCCGCCCGCAAAGCGGCGCCAAAAGCCGCACCCACTGCACATGCGAATGCCGAGGCCGAGGCGTTGTCCGCGCTGCAAAATCTGGGGTATTCACCGACCGATGCGTTGGGGGCGGTGGCGCAATCGGCGCAGGACGCGCCAGACGCGGACACCTCAACGTTGATCCGTGCCGCCCTAAAATTGCTCGCGCCGAAAGGGTAA
- the ruvC gene encoding crossover junction endodeoxyribonuclease RuvC — MRVLGIDPGLRNMGWGIIDVAGPRMTHVANGVCHSLASDDLATRLLSLFDQMTHVVRTYAPDCAAVEQTFVNKDAVATLKLGQARAVALLVPAQAGLPIGEYAPNAVKKTVVGVGHAAKQQVEHMIKLQLPGAKLAGPDAVDALAIAITHSYHAQSSSRLADAIKKAAS; from the coding sequence ATGCGTGTGTTGGGCATCGACCCCGGATTGCGCAATATGGGTTGGGGCATCATTGATGTCGCGGGCCCGCGCATGACCCATGTGGCCAATGGCGTATGCCATTCTTTGGCCTCCGACGATCTGGCCACGCGCCTTTTGTCGTTGTTTGATCAGATGACGCATGTTGTGCGGACCTATGCGCCTGATTGCGCGGCTGTTGAGCAAACCTTTGTAAACAAAGATGCGGTTGCCACATTGAAATTGGGCCAAGCGCGCGCTGTTGCGCTTTTGGTGCCCGCACAAGCAGGGCTGCCGATTGGTGAATACGCCCCCAATGCGGTGAAAAAGACCGTTGTCGGAGTTGGGCATGCGGCCAAACAGCAGGTTGAGCATATGATCAAGTTACAGTTGCCAGGTGCGAAGCTGGCCGGGCCTGACGCGGTTGACGCCCTCGCGATTGCCATTACACATTCCTACCATGCGCAGTCGTCGTCACGGCTTGCGGATGCTATCAAGAAAGCGGCCTCATGA
- a CDS encoding 50S ribosomal protein L11 methyltransferase: MPTFTAVTQITGKSLAEALGEQLETLIPEPTGVGVFEVGDDSDLWEVGAYFSERPDQIELALLAKASGIADFVISELPETDWVAKVRRDLAPVEAGRFFVYGAHDADKLPADKIGLLIEAAMAFGTGHHGTTLGCLRAFDRLLSEGQTFERVADIGCGTAVLGMAAAKVSEHLVYASDIDEVAVDVAQTNVDANALNGQVICLEAAGFSHEVLAENAPYDLIFANILKGPLIGLAPEMAAQIKTGGVAILSGMLHAQADDVIAVYTRNGFNLTQRDEIVDWTSLTLVRA, from the coding sequence ATGCCGACCTTTACCGCAGTTACACAGATTACTGGAAAATCCCTCGCAGAGGCGCTTGGTGAGCAGCTCGAAACGCTGATCCCCGAGCCGACAGGCGTGGGTGTGTTTGAGGTTGGCGATGACTCTGATCTTTGGGAGGTCGGCGCGTATTTTTCTGAGCGCCCCGATCAGATCGAATTGGCGCTATTGGCCAAAGCCAGTGGCATAGCCGATTTTGTGATTTCCGAGCTGCCAGAAACCGATTGGGTCGCAAAGGTCCGCCGTGATTTGGCCCCTGTCGAGGCTGGACGCTTCTTTGTTTACGGGGCGCATGATGCCGATAAATTGCCTGCCGATAAAATTGGGCTTTTGATCGAGGCGGCGATGGCGTTTGGGACGGGTCACCACGGGACAACGCTTGGATGTCTGCGCGCTTTTGACCGTCTGTTATCTGAGGGTCAGACGTTTGAGCGTGTCGCCGATATCGGATGTGGCACGGCGGTTCTTGGCATGGCGGCGGCGAAAGTGTCCGAGCATCTTGTGTATGCCTCCGATATTGATGAGGTTGCGGTGGATGTGGCGCAAACCAACGTCGACGCCAATGCGCTAAACGGTCAGGTGATCTGTCTTGAGGCGGCGGGATTTTCCCATGAGGTTCTCGCGGAAAACGCCCCCTATGATTTGATCTTTGCCAACATCTTGAAAGGACCGCTGATCGGCTTGGCGCCTGAAATGGCAGCACAGATCAAAACGGGTGGCGTGGCGATTCTGTCGGGGATGTTGCACGCGCAAGCCGACGATGTAATTGCGGTTTATACACGCAATGGGTTCAATCTAACCCAGCGAGACGAGATTGTTGACTGGACGTCACTAACGCTTGTGAGAGCTTAA
- the msrA gene encoding peptide-methionine (S)-S-oxide reductase MsrA produces the protein MMGVFTKKLTLPTPDEALVGRPDPIATAADHYVFHCPLTAPAADTHEEAVFAMGCFWGVERLFWELPGVVNTAAGYAGGYTPNPTYKEVCSGQTGHTEVVRVVYDPAVISYVDLLRVFWENHDPTQGMRQGNDTGTQYRSAIYYDSGRKQLEAEQSNQQFNAELQEKGFGSTTTELLPAGAFYFAEEEHQQYLAKNPNGYCGLKGTGVSCPINFGVGVA, from the coding sequence ATGATGGGTGTGTTTACAAAGAAACTAACATTGCCAACGCCCGACGAGGCATTGGTTGGACGCCCAGACCCGATTGCCACCGCAGCTGACCATTACGTGTTCCATTGCCCGCTCACCGCGCCCGCCGCCGACACGCACGAAGAGGCCGTGTTTGCGATGGGGTGTTTTTGGGGTGTTGAACGCCTGTTTTGGGAATTGCCAGGTGTTGTAAATACTGCGGCGGGTTATGCGGGGGGATATACCCCCAACCCGACTTATAAAGAGGTGTGTTCTGGCCAAACCGGCCACACGGAAGTTGTGCGGGTTGTCTATGATCCGGCTGTGATCAGCTACGTAGATTTGTTGCGCGTATTTTGGGAAAACCATGATCCGACCCAAGGGATGCGCCAAGGCAACGACACAGGCACGCAATACCGGTCCGCAATCTATTACGACAGCGGGCGCAAGCAATTGGAGGCGGAGCAATCGAACCAACAGTTCAATGCCGAGCTTCAAGAAAAGGGCTTTGGCTCCACGACCACCGAATTGTTGCCCGCAGGTGCGTTCTATTTTGCCGAAGAAGAGCACCAGCAGTATCTTGCGAAAAACCCGAACGGCTATTGCGGTCTAAAGGGCACGGGTGTGAGTTGTCCGATCAATTTTGGCGTTGGTGTCGCATAG
- a CDS encoding MFS transporter — MKHALFPISRARELPLWRRPESLLFLMAFAMPIAFNTWSALLNNFVIEAAGFTGVEIGWLHTVREIPGFLAVGVIALLMFMREQVLGLVALLLLGVATAVTAFFPSLGGILVVTMLSSIGFHYFETVNQSLQLQWLSKERAPIVIGRLMAAGSAASLIAYGALVLTWKSFDLSYAFVYMVSGGFTALVALFAMYAYPQFEEPSPQKRSIVLKRRYGLYYALQFMAGARRQIFVVFAAFMMVEKFGFEVHQVTGLFLINFMVNMIVAPLMGKLVAVRGERFVLVIEYIGLIIVFLLYGGIYWLGWGVVLAATLYVIDHMLFGLAFALKTYFQKIADPEDIAPTAAVAFTINHIAAVFLPASLGYLWIVSPGGVFILAASMAFVSLLLALLIPRHPVKGYEWRVFKTVAVTPAE, encoded by the coding sequence ATGAAACATGCACTCTTTCCCATTTCGCGTGCGCGCGAGTTGCCGTTGTGGCGCCGCCCTGAAAGCCTTCTTTTCTTGATGGCGTTTGCGATGCCTATCGCGTTCAACACATGGTCGGCTTTGCTCAATAACTTTGTGATTGAGGCGGCGGGGTTTACGGGCGTCGAAATTGGTTGGCTTCATACCGTGCGTGAGATCCCCGGTTTTCTGGCCGTGGGTGTCATCGCGCTTTTGATGTTCATGCGCGAGCAGGTGTTGGGGCTTGTGGCCTTGCTGCTCTTGGGTGTGGCTACGGCCGTTACCGCATTCTTTCCGTCCCTTGGCGGCATTTTGGTTGTCACGATGTTGTCGTCGATCGGGTTCCACTATTTCGAGACGGTCAATCAGTCGCTTCAGTTGCAATGGTTGTCCAAAGAGCGTGCCCCGATTGTGATCGGTCGCCTGATGGCGGCGGGCAGTGCGGCGTCCTTGATCGCTTATGGCGCTCTGGTGTTGACGTGGAAGAGTTTCGATTTGTCCTATGCGTTTGTGTATATGGTGAGTGGTGGGTTCACGGCGCTCGTCGCCCTCTTTGCGATGTATGCCTATCCGCAGTTCGAAGAGCCAAGCCCGCAAAAGCGCTCGATTGTTCTGAAGCGCCGTTATGGTCTTTACTATGCGCTACAATTCATGGCCGGTGCGCGGCGTCAGATTTTCGTGGTCTTTGCCGCCTTTATGATGGTCGAAAAATTCGGCTTTGAGGTGCATCAGGTCACGGGGCTGTTTTTGATCAACTTTATGGTCAACATGATCGTCGCCCCGTTGATGGGTAAACTGGTGGCGGTGCGCGGCGAACGTTTTGTCCTTGTTATTGAATACATCGGGTTAATTATCGTGTTCTTGTTGTATGGTGGTATCTACTGGCTCGGGTGGGGCGTGGTTCTGGCCGCGACGCTCTATGTGATTGACCATATGCTGTTCGGTTTGGCGTTCGCGCTTAAAACCTATTTTCAAAAGATTGCAGACCCCGAAGACATTGCGCCGACCGCAGCGGTTGCGTTCACGATCAACCATATTGCGGCCGTGTTCTTACCGGCCTCGCTCGGGTATCTTTGGATCGTCTCTCCGGGCGGTGTCTTTATCTTGGCCGCGTCAATGGCGTTTGTCTCGCTGTTGTTGGCGCTCTTGATTCCGCGCCATCCGGTAAAGGGCTATGAGTGGCGGGTGTTTAAAACGGTCGCAGTCACGCCCGCCGAGTGA
- a CDS encoding YeeE/YedE family protein → MDILGLVERIGEAPSAALFGMITGLIFGISAQRSHFCLRAATIEFAHGQLGKKVAVWFLTFSTAVVWVQGAQMLGLFRAADARIMAVPGSWSGAIIGGLMFGVGMILARGCSGRLLVMASSGNLRSVVAGLIFAVTAQMSLHGILSPYRDKLAALWVTPGGENVHLLKALHLPEQTGLLLGLAIAALALYLAIKNQIGPRIWIFASGVGFAVAVGWVLTWSLAQVAFDPVPVSSATFSGPSANTLMFFLDRNAVLEFDVGLIPGVVIGAFLASLWSGEFKWQSFDSVPVMRRSMIGAVLMGFGAMLAGGCAIGAGVTGGSVFAATAWLALFCMWIGGMATTYILDQMPLPETA, encoded by the coding sequence ATGGACATTCTTGGACTGGTTGAACGCATCGGCGAGGCACCGAGTGCCGCGTTGTTTGGCATGATCACCGGCCTTATTTTTGGCATATCGGCACAGCGCTCTCATTTTTGCCTGCGCGCCGCGACCATTGAATTTGCCCACGGACAGTTGGGCAAAAAAGTCGCCGTATGGTTTTTGACCTTTTCAACGGCGGTCGTATGGGTCCAAGGCGCGCAAATGCTCGGGCTATTTCGCGCCGCAGATGCCCGCATTATGGCCGTTCCGGGGTCTTGGTCGGGGGCCATTATCGGCGGTCTGATGTTTGGCGTTGGCATGATTTTAGCGCGGGGATGTTCGGGGCGTTTGTTGGTCATGGCATCGTCGGGCAACCTGCGTTCGGTTGTGGCAGGGCTCATTTTTGCGGTCACAGCGCAAATGAGCCTGCACGGGATCTTGTCCCCATACCGCGATAAACTTGCTGCACTTTGGGTCACACCGGGGGGCGAAAATGTCCACCTGTTGAAAGCGCTACACCTGCCCGAGCAAACCGGATTGCTGCTTGGCCTCGCAATTGCGGCACTTGCACTTTATCTGGCCATCAAAAACCAGATCGGCCCGCGCATCTGGATTTTCGCCTCCGGTGTCGGCTTTGCCGTGGCCGTGGGCTGGGTTCTGACGTGGTCTTTGGCCCAAGTGGCGTTTGATCCTGTGCCCGTCTCATCGGCTACGTTTTCTGGCCCATCGGCCAATACCCTCATGTTCTTCTTGGACCGCAACGCCGTGCTCGAATTTGACGTGGGCCTAATCCCTGGCGTGGTGATTGGTGCCTTTTTGGCCTCCCTATGGTCAGGCGAATTCAAATGGCAAAGCTTTGATAGCGTGCCTGTCATGCGCCGCTCGATGATCGGGGCGGTTCTCATGGGCTTTGGCGCGATGCTTGCGGGCGGCTGCGCTATTGGCGCGGGCGTCACGGGTGGTTCGGTGTTCGCGGCCACCGCGTGGCTTGCACTGTTTTGCATGTGGATCGGCGGCATGGCCACGACTTATATATTGGACCAAATGCCCCTACCCGAGACCGCCTGA
- a CDS encoding primosomal protein N', producing MSQTHFFPEGTLVAVLTCEPIDRSLDYKAPVGGCEVGAFVEVPLGPRKVLGCVWGAGRGGFDLSKARAVSNVLDVAPMRDEMRSFLEKVADYTLTPLAAMLRLATRAPGLMNPPSMQKVYRRGEGQPKRETEARTRVLDVLDEYGGLAFTLKELADTAGVTPSVIKGLVPQGVIFEEDTPRDLPYGRLDPAQAGKELSGPQEGAAKALRISVASQSYSTTLLKGVTGSGKTEVYLEAVAECLAQGRQALVLLPEIALTAEFLTRVEERFGAKPAEWHSGVTMTERRRVWKMVGAGGAQMVIGARSALYLPFQNLGLIVVDEEHDQSYKQEDGVLYSARDMAVLRATFCSATVVLASATPSLESWVNVEAGKYTRLDLESRFGPAVMPDMHALDLRSEKMPATRFVSDALARAVTKRIGLGEQSLLFLNRRGYAPVTICRACGHQIACDHCDARMVEHRFLKRLVCHQCGETKPMPEACPSCQVEGRLAPVGPGVERLAEEVTERFPDAKVSVLSSDLFGSARALKAAIREIAEGDTDIVIGTQLVAKGHNFPNLTLVGVIDADLGLQGSDLRAAERTFQLMRQVAGRAGRSEKKGVALLQTYQPEHPVIRAIIAGDEEGFWRAEAAERKMAGVPPYGRMAGIILSGPDLAQVMDIGNALARRAGPLQQVGAQLFGPAPAPIARVRGRHRIRLLVKAEKTAPIQRALSAWVGQIKLPGSVRLQIDIDPQSFW from the coding sequence ATGAGCCAAACACATTTTTTCCCCGAAGGCACATTGGTGGCCGTGCTCACATGTGAGCCGATTGACCGGTCGCTTGATTACAAAGCGCCCGTGGGCGGCTGCGAAGTGGGCGCGTTTGTCGAAGTGCCACTTGGCCCGCGCAAGGTGTTGGGCTGTGTTTGGGGCGCGGGGCGCGGCGGATTTGATTTGTCCAAAGCACGGGCAGTTTCCAATGTGTTGGACGTGGCGCCGATGCGTGATGAGATGCGGTCGTTTTTGGAAAAGGTTGCGGATTATACGCTGACGCCATTGGCGGCGATGTTGCGGCTTGCCACTCGTGCGCCCGGATTGATGAACCCGCCGTCGATGCAAAAGGTGTATCGGCGCGGCGAGGGACAGCCCAAGCGTGAAACAGAGGCCCGCACGCGGGTGCTGGACGTTTTGGACGAGTATGGCGGGCTGGCCTTTACGCTCAAGGAGTTGGCGGATACGGCGGGGGTGACGCCCTCGGTGATCAAGGGGCTGGTACCGCAGGGCGTGATATTTGAGGAAGATACCCCGCGTGATTTGCCCTATGGGCGGCTTGATCCAGCGCAGGCGGGCAAAGAGTTGAGTGGGCCACAAGAGGGCGCGGCCAAGGCGCTGCGCATATCCGTGGCATCACAGAGTTATTCGACCACACTGCTCAAGGGCGTCACAGGGTCGGGCAAAACCGAGGTGTATCTGGAGGCGGTGGCGGAATGTCTGGCGCAGGGGCGTCAGGCGCTTGTCCTGTTGCCCGAGATCGCGTTGACGGCGGAATTCCTGACCCGCGTCGAGGAGCGGTTTGGCGCAAAGCCTGCCGAATGGCATTCGGGCGTGACCATGACCGAGCGGCGGCGAGTGTGGAAAATGGTGGGCGCGGGCGGCGCACAGATGGTGATCGGGGCACGGTCGGCGCTTTACTTGCCGTTTCAGAACCTCGGGTTGATCGTGGTCGATGAGGAACACGACCAGTCCTATAAACAAGAGGACGGTGTGCTGTATTCAGCGCGCGATATGGCGGTGCTGCGGGCCACGTTTTGTTCGGCTACTGTGGTGTTGGCTTCGGCTACACCGAGCCTTGAATCATGGGTCAATGTCGAGGCGGGCAAATACACGCGTCTTGATCTGGAAAGCCGTTTTGGCCCTGCGGTTATGCCCGATATGCATGCGCTTGACCTGCGCTCCGAAAAGATGCCTGCGACACGGTTTGTGTCCGATGCCTTGGCGCGAGCGGTGACCAAACGCATCGGGTTGGGGGAGCAAAGCTTGTTGTTTCTCAACCGCCGTGGCTATGCGCCCGTCACCATTTGTCGCGCGTGCGGCCATCAGATCGCTTGTGATCACTGTGATGCGCGGATGGTTGAACACCGTTTTCTCAAGCGTCTTGTGTGCCACCAATGTGGCGAGACAAAACCGATGCCGGAGGCCTGTCCGAGTTGTCAGGTCGAGGGGCGGTTGGCCCCCGTGGGGCCGGGGGTGGAACGTCTGGCCGAGGAGGTCACGGAGCGCTTTCCTGATGCCAAGGTGTCGGTGCTATCGTCGGATCTGTTCGGCTCGGCGCGTGCGCTCAAGGCGGCTATTCGCGAGATTGCCGAGGGCGACACGGATATTGTCATCGGCACGCAATTGGTGGCCAAGGGGCATAACTTTCCCAACCTTACTTTGGTGGGGGTGATCGACGCCGATCTGGGGTTGCAAGGCTCGGATTTACGCGCCGCCGAGCGCACGTTTCAGTTGATGCGCCAAGTTGCGGGACGGGCAGGGCGGTCGGAGAAAAAGGGCGTGGCCCTGTTGCAGACCTATCAGCCCGAACATCCCGTGATCCGTGCGATCATCGCAGGCGACGAGGAGGGGTTTTGGCGGGCCGAGGCGGCCGAGCGCAAAATGGCGGGGGTGCCGCCCTACGGGCGTATGGCGGGGATTATCCTGTCGGGGCCGGATTTGGCACAGGTGATGGACATCGGCAACGCGCTTGCGCGGCGCGCGGGGCCATTGCAACAGGTCGGTGCGCAATTGTTCGGCCCTGCGCCCGCACCGATTGCACGGGTGCGCGGGCGTCACCGTATCCGTCTGTTGGTGAAGGCCGAGAAAACCGCACCGATACAGCGCGCTTTGAGCGCGTGGGTGGGGCAGATCAAGTTGCCCGGTTCCGTGCGGCTTCAAATCGACATTGACCCGCAAAGCTTTTGGTGA
- the fsa gene encoding fructose-6-phosphate aldolase, whose product MKFFVDTADVDAIRELNDLGFVDGVTTNPSLIKKSGRDILEVTKEICDLVDGPVSAEVTALDYDGMVAEGRKLATIADNVVIKLPLTLDGLKACKTLSNEGHKINVTLCFSANQALLAAKSGATYISPFVGRLDDINIDGLDLIEDIRTIYDNYGYTTEILAASIRTVNHISDCAKIGADVITAPPGVIKSMANHVLTDKGLAQFVADIKEAGIKIL is encoded by the coding sequence ATGAAATTTTTTGTTGATACCGCTGACGTCGATGCGATCCGCGAACTGAACGACCTTGGGTTTGTTGATGGCGTGACCACCAACCCGTCCCTGATCAAGAAATCCGGCCGTGACATTCTTGAAGTCACCAAAGAGATTTGCGATCTGGTTGATGGTCCTGTGTCCGCCGAAGTCACCGCACTCGATTATGACGGTATGGTCGCCGAGGGTCGCAAACTGGCCACCATCGCAGACAACGTTGTGATCAAATTGCCGCTCACACTCGACGGTCTCAAAGCCTGTAAAACACTGTCGAACGAAGGCCACAAAATCAACGTGACCCTGTGTTTCTCCGCGAACCAAGCATTGCTTGCGGCCAAATCCGGCGCGACTTACATCTCGCCGTTCGTGGGCCGCCTCGACGACATCAACATTGATGGCCTCGACCTGATCGAAGATATCCGCACCATCTACGACAACTACGGCTACACCACTGAAATCCTCGCCGCCTCGATCCGCACCGTCAACCACATCTCCGATTGTGCGAAAATTGGCGCCGACGTCATCACCGCCCCTCCCGGCGTGATCAAATCCATGGCCAACCACGTGTTGACCGACAAAGGTCTGGCGCAGTTCGTGGCCGACATCAAAGAGGCCGGTATCAAGATCCTCTAA
- a CDS encoding DUF484 family protein: MTNQFPKAIAPLDDALREKIISDPDLILDDLDVMRALVSANENTASGNVVDLRGIAMDRLENRLDRLEDTHRGVIAAAYENLAGTNQIHRAVLCLLEARDFKDFLTRIGTDVCDILRVDAVKLLLETEVDEDVPALRSLGDVIVTAEPEFAKAYVTLGRNIPMRTVTLRQVSPDTDMIYGDHAADIRSEACMMLDLGEGRLPALLVFGSEDPHLFRAAQGTDLLAFFSGTFERLMRRWLQE, translated from the coding sequence ATGACAAACCAGTTCCCCAAAGCGATTGCGCCGTTGGACGATGCGTTGCGTGAAAAGATTATTTCCGATCCCGATCTGATCCTTGACGATCTCGACGTGATGCGCGCCCTCGTCTCCGCCAATGAAAACACCGCAAGCGGCAATGTTGTCGATTTGCGCGGCATTGCGATGGACCGGTTGGAGAACCGTCTTGATCGCCTTGAGGATACCCACCGTGGTGTCATCGCTGCGGCCTATGAAAACCTCGCGGGCACCAACCAAATTCACCGTGCGGTTTTGTGCCTGCTTGAGGCGCGCGATTTCAAAGACTTCCTGACCCGTATTGGCACTGACGTCTGTGACATCTTGCGCGTCGACGCCGTGAAACTCTTGCTGGAAACCGAAGTCGACGAGGACGTGCCCGCCCTGCGCAGCCTTGGCGATGTGATCGTCACCGCCGAACCGGAATTCGCAAAGGCCTATGTCACCCTTGGCCGCAACATCCCGATGCGCACGGTCACCCTGCGTCAGGTCTCGCCGGACACCGATATGATTTATGGCGACCACGCCGCCGACATCCGCTCCGAGGCCTGTATGATGCTTGACCTCGGTGAGGGACGTTTGCCTGCACTTTTGGTGTTTGGCTCGGAGGATCCGCACCTGTTTCGCGCGGCGCAAGGCACCGATTTGCTCGCGTTCTTTTCCGGCACATTTGAACGTTTGATGCGCCGCTGGCTTCAAGAATGA
- a CDS encoding tyrosine recombinase XerC, whose translation MSLVPTGGLRAALGDWLDHERALKGVADNTITAYSTDVAGWLSFLMAHHGEGFGISKFKSLTISDMRAWMAHERGRGSQPRSLARSLSAVKGFTRWLAEREGFDATAILSTRSPKYQRKLPRPLSADAAKDMIGTVAMQHDEPWVAARDSAVITVLYGCGLRISEALSLTGADVPLAEVIRIVGKGGKERVVPVLPAARAAVDTYVRLCPYDLEPTQPLFRGKRGGALNPRQISKVTEAARMQLGLPSTVTPHAMRHSFATHLLNAGGDLRAIQELLGHASLSTTQAYTAVDAARLLEVYENAHPRAKSL comes from the coding sequence ATGAGCCTCGTACCGACAGGAGGGCTACGCGCCGCTCTTGGCGATTGGCTCGATCATGAACGCGCCCTTAAGGGCGTGGCAGACAACACAATCACCGCGTATTCCACCGATGTGGCGGGGTGGTTGTCATTCTTGATGGCGCACCACGGTGAGGGGTTCGGCATCTCCAAATTCAAATCGCTGACGATATCCGACATGCGCGCATGGATGGCCCATGAGCGTGGGCGCGGCTCACAGCCTCGGTCGCTGGCGCGGTCACTCTCTGCCGTTAAGGGATTCACGCGGTGGCTGGCCGAGCGCGAAGGCTTTGACGCCACCGCAATCTTGTCCACCCGCTCGCCAAAGTATCAACGCAAATTGCCGCGTCCGTTGTCCGCCGATGCCGCGAAAGACATGATTGGCACGGTCGCGATGCAACACGACGAGCCGTGGGTTGCCGCCCGCGACAGTGCTGTGATTACGGTCCTGTATGGGTGCGGGCTGCGTATCTCTGAGGCATTATCGCTAACGGGCGCGGATGTGCCCTTGGCCGAGGTAATCCGTATCGTGGGCAAAGGCGGCAAGGAACGTGTCGTTCCGGTGCTACCCGCCGCTCGCGCCGCCGTTGACACCTATGTGCGGCTGTGCCCCTACGATCTGGAACCAACGCAACCGCTGTTTCGTGGCAAACGTGGCGGGGCGCTCAATCCGCGTCAAATCTCCAAAGTGACAGAGGCCGCGCGGATGCAACTTGGCCTGCCCTCCACCGTCACGCCGCACGCCATGCGCCACTCGTTCGCCACACATTTGTTGAACGCAGGTGGAGATCTACGCGCGATCCAAGAGTTGCTTGGCCATGCCTCTCTATCCACCACCCAAGCCTACACAGCCGTTGATGCCGCGCGCCTCTTGGAGGTCTATGAAAACGCCCACCCCCGCGCAAAATCGCTCTAA
- a CDS encoding CDP-alcohol phosphatidyltransferase family protein → MTQFKHSAKANSVHILTAVGATLAMLALFSAAQGQWRAMFLWILASMIVDGIDGPLARHFDVKTHAPRIDGVILDLVIDFLTWVFIPIFALFQSGLLAGWTGWCVALIVTPASALYFADTRMKTSDGSFEGFPGAWSMVALVFLALEPPTWVMVTTIAILTPAMFLPLRFVHPVRTAQWRWITLPMTLIWTAAAAILMAGHHTTALTLALSLSSVYLLFAGMAQQILARKA, encoded by the coding sequence ATGACCCAGTTCAAACACTCCGCCAAAGCCAACAGCGTTCACATCTTGACCGCAGTAGGCGCGACACTCGCAATGCTTGCGCTCTTTTCAGCCGCCCAAGGGCAATGGCGCGCGATGTTTTTATGGATTTTGGCCTCAATGATTGTCGATGGTATCGATGGACCATTGGCGCGCCATTTTGACGTCAAAACCCATGCCCCCCGAATCGATGGCGTGATCTTGGATTTGGTCATCGACTTTTTAACGTGGGTGTTCATTCCCATATTTGCGCTGTTCCAATCTGGCCTCTTGGCGGGATGGACGGGATGGTGCGTGGCCCTTATCGTCACCCCCGCCTCCGCGCTCTATTTTGCGGACACGCGTATGAAAACGTCCGATGGATCGTTTGAGGGCTTTCCGGGCGCGTGGTCTATGGTCGCCTTGGTCTTTTTGGCATTGGAGCCACCCACGTGGGTGATGGTGACAACAATCGCTATCTTGACCCCCGCGATGTTCCTGCCGTTGCGGTTCGTCCATCCCGTGCGCACGGCGCAGTGGCGTTGGATCACCCTTCCCATGACACTGATCTGGACGGCTGCTGCGGCGATTTTGATGGCTGGGCACCACACAACCGCGCTCACACTCGCCCTGAGTCTCAGCTCGGTCTATTTGCTGTTTGCGGGCATGGCCCAACAGATTTTGGCGCGAAAAGCCTAA